The following are encoded together in the Fodinibius salinus genome:
- a CDS encoding enoyl-CoA hydratase/isomerase family protein has translation MSKSFNTITHNTDDSGVTTLTIDRPNKLNALNDEVLNELAQFFKSVQVDKDLRAVIIKGAGDKAFAAGADIKELQELGNRSGRMASQKGQQIFQLIVDTRKPVIAAINGFALGGGLELAMACHMRIAGQDAVLGLPEVGLGLIPGYGGTQRLSELIGRSRALEMILTGKQISADEAFQMGLVNDVTDGDVYETAQSLADDILENGPIAIQSALKAVYHSGNQNGYQIEADLFGELCDTDDFIEGTTAFLEGRDPNFEGH, from the coding sequence ATGAGTAAGTCTTTTAACACGATCACTCACAATACCGATGATTCTGGTGTTACTACCCTAACAATTGACCGTCCCAACAAACTGAATGCGTTGAATGATGAGGTACTTAATGAACTGGCGCAGTTTTTTAAAAGTGTGCAAGTTGATAAAGACCTGCGGGCTGTTATCATAAAAGGAGCCGGAGACAAGGCTTTTGCAGCGGGTGCAGATATTAAAGAGCTGCAGGAGTTGGGCAACCGATCCGGTCGAATGGCCTCCCAAAAGGGACAACAAATTTTTCAGCTGATTGTTGATACTCGGAAACCGGTTATCGCAGCTATTAATGGTTTTGCTCTTGGAGGTGGCCTTGAATTGGCAATGGCTTGTCATATGCGGATAGCAGGGCAAGATGCTGTATTAGGACTGCCCGAGGTAGGGTTAGGATTGATTCCCGGATATGGTGGTACTCAGCGATTGTCAGAACTAATTGGTCGTTCCCGCGCACTTGAAATGATTTTAACTGGTAAGCAGATTAGTGCAGATGAAGCATTCCAAATGGGGCTGGTAAATGATGTTACAGATGGTGATGTATATGAGACAGCACAATCACTTGCCGATGACATTTTAGAAAATGGTCCTATAGCTATTCAAAGTGCTCTCAAGGCAGTGTACCATTCGGGCAATCAAAATGGTTATCAGATTGAGGCTGACCTCTTTGGGGAGCTTTGCGATACAGATGACTTTATTGAAGGTACAACAGCGTTCCTTGAGGGACGAGACCCCAATTTTGAGGGACACTAA
- a CDS encoding hemolysin family protein, whose protein sequence is MIELLFIVLTILFFGFFAGSSISFVTSGRLKLEIESRKNTWTGRLLNTFVNRPECYLTTSLVGTVIGTVIFATLLHLFGQQTFENYYQSWVGSFPSIFAIILLLTIAGSFLLVLFGQFVPQTLFNIHAERWVKVFVLPQQFFRWIFTPISFLATQSSYLFAGIGSSEEGGSNQEQGAIFKQLLDTHGRDIDEEDSEMLNNVLELSNKRVKESMIPRTDILAVEESMSIEETLQLFISSGYSKLPVYRESIDDIIGVMFAYDLFNDPDSLTEIIRPIKLVPVSQKSKDLLSEFRDSNISVAIVIDEYGGTAGMITIEDLLEEVVGDIQDEYDTENHFVKKLSDDTYIMSAGIETEDLVGKYPEINLPEDSGDFETVAGYIINALGRIPKVNEELVINGYKIIISKATSSRIERVKIVVLD, encoded by the coding sequence ATGATTGAACTGTTATTTATAGTTTTAACTATTCTTTTCTTTGGCTTTTTTGCAGGATCAAGCATCTCGTTCGTTACCTCTGGACGGCTAAAGCTGGAAATTGAGTCGCGCAAAAATACGTGGACCGGACGCTTGCTAAACACTTTCGTTAATCGGCCGGAATGTTATCTTACTACCTCTCTGGTGGGTACGGTAATTGGGACGGTTATCTTTGCTACGCTATTGCACTTGTTTGGTCAGCAGACATTTGAAAACTACTATCAGAGTTGGGTTGGTTCATTTCCTTCTATATTTGCAATTATTCTGTTATTAACAATTGCCGGTTCATTTCTCCTTGTTCTTTTCGGGCAGTTTGTGCCTCAAACACTCTTTAATATTCATGCAGAACGATGGGTCAAAGTATTCGTTCTTCCTCAACAGTTTTTCCGATGGATATTTACCCCTATCAGCTTTTTAGCTACACAATCTTCATATTTGTTTGCAGGGATAGGCAGTTCAGAAGAGGGTGGTTCTAACCAAGAGCAAGGAGCTATTTTTAAACAGTTGTTGGATACGCATGGACGGGACATTGACGAAGAAGACTCAGAAATGTTAAATAATGTGCTTGAGCTGTCAAATAAAAGAGTCAAAGAGTCAATGATTCCTCGTACAGATATTCTTGCCGTAGAAGAAAGTATGAGTATTGAAGAGACCTTACAGCTTTTTATTTCATCGGGATATTCAAAGCTGCCGGTTTATCGGGAGAGCATAGATGATATCATCGGCGTTATGTTTGCTTATGACTTGTTTAACGATCCCGATTCACTGACCGAAATTATACGTCCTATTAAACTGGTTCCAGTTTCACAAAAGTCAAAAGACCTGCTTTCAGAATTTCGAGACTCAAATATTTCAGTTGCTATCGTTATTGATGAATATGGCGGTACCGCGGGGATGATTACCATTGAGGATTTACTGGAAGAGGTGGTAGGGGATATTCAGGATGAGTATGACACCGAAAACCATTTTGTGAAAAAACTTTCTGATGACACCTATATTATGAGTGCCGGTATCGAGACTGAAGATCTGGTTGGAAAATATCCCGAAATTAATCTTCCGGAAGATTCAGGAGATTTTGAAACCGTGGCCGGATATATCATCAATGCGCTTGGACGAATCCCCAAAGTAAATGAAGAGCTAGTAATCAATGGCTATAAAATTATCATCAGTAAGGCTACATCCAGCCGTATTGAACGAGTCAAAATAGTTGTTTTAGATTAG
- a CDS encoding ATP-binding protein, translated as MFNHYPDWAQQLAQKYLSRTINQFILHGNVHDLVPLNKEGETDFVRLKEFFSKEFFGARDYVIFYDRSSGIYFRDQETQKDFNRALSGRDSLLGTDYADNLPKDPVRVFSLLEQYFRVRFDNKKSIALVIDYAETIVPMNEAGSTGSEDRTAMVYLSRWAQDPMFLAADFTTILLTENLADLNKTLVQHPYVNEITIPIPDQQERSAFIEFETSADVFSDISEVPQKVVAQQTAGLNFINIRGILSNAKQQDQKISTKRLSEAKKELIEAEAYGLLEFVETEYTLDNVAGHTAVKKHLRQAVKALNNGRKDVLPMGYLVCGPVGTGKTFMVTCFASEVGIPMVKLKNFRSQWQGVTEGNLEKILGLLKAMAPVAVMIDEADAYLGDRDQSGDSGVSSRVFSQIASFMSDTSNRGEILWFLMTARPDLMPVDLKRQGRAEEHLALFPPHTKEDRIELFEAMKNKSGLQLTEEYVPKLIKKDSNRLSGADMEAALTRAKFRAAAQNSEKVTPEILDAALNDFLPPTYPQEIELQTLSAVIECTSKELLPERYREMDRGEILEKIENLKLRVG; from the coding sequence ATGTTTAATCACTACCCAGACTGGGCGCAGCAGCTTGCACAAAAATATCTAAGCCGAACCATAAATCAGTTTATTCTGCATGGCAATGTACATGATTTAGTTCCGCTCAATAAAGAAGGGGAGACTGACTTTGTACGTTTAAAAGAATTCTTTTCCAAGGAGTTCTTTGGTGCGCGGGACTATGTTATCTTTTATGATCGCTCATCAGGCATATATTTTCGGGATCAAGAGACACAAAAAGATTTCAATCGTGCACTTTCGGGTCGCGATTCACTTCTGGGAACCGATTATGCAGATAATCTGCCGAAAGATCCCGTACGTGTTTTTTCTTTGCTGGAGCAGTACTTTCGCGTGCGTTTCGATAACAAAAAGAGTATCGCACTTGTCATTGACTATGCCGAAACTATCGTACCCATGAATGAGGCGGGATCAACGGGGTCCGAAGATCGAACCGCCATGGTGTATCTGTCACGATGGGCACAGGATCCTATGTTTTTAGCTGCTGACTTTACCACTATTTTACTCACCGAAAATCTTGCGGATCTTAATAAAACCCTTGTCCAGCATCCATATGTTAATGAGATTACGATTCCTATACCCGACCAGCAAGAACGAAGTGCATTTATAGAGTTTGAGACCTCTGCAGATGTGTTTAGTGATATTTCAGAAGTCCCCCAAAAGGTAGTGGCCCAGCAGACGGCAGGGCTTAATTTTATCAACATTAGAGGAATTTTATCCAATGCCAAGCAGCAGGATCAAAAAATATCTACGAAACGCCTTTCGGAAGCCAAAAAAGAGCTTATTGAAGCCGAGGCATACGGCCTCTTGGAATTTGTAGAAACCGAATATACACTTGATAATGTTGCTGGCCATACAGCCGTCAAAAAACATCTGCGTCAGGCCGTAAAAGCATTGAATAACGGTCGTAAAGACGTGCTTCCTATGGGATACTTAGTTTGCGGTCCGGTAGGTACCGGCAAGACTTTTATGGTAACATGCTTTGCCAGTGAAGTGGGTATCCCTATGGTAAAGCTCAAAAATTTCCGAAGCCAATGGCAGGGAGTGACAGAGGGGAATCTGGAAAAGATTCTGGGACTTCTCAAAGCCATGGCGCCTGTGGCCGTGATGATTGATGAAGCCGATGCATATCTCGGCGACCGCGACCAGAGTGGGGACAGCGGTGTGTCTAGCCGCGTGTTTTCACAGATTGCATCATTCATGAGTGATACCAGCAACCGGGGCGAAATACTGTGGTTTCTGATGACTGCTCGTCCGGATCTTATGCCGGTAGATTTAAAGCGTCAGGGTCGGGCCGAGGAGCATTTAGCACTATTCCCGCCACATACTAAAGAAGACCGTATCGAATTGTTTGAGGCTATGAAAAATAAATCTGGCTTACAGCTAACCGAAGAATATGTGCCAAAACTTATAAAGAAAGATAGTAATCGACTGTCAGGTGCTGATATGGAGGCTGCACTGACGCGCGCTAAATTTCGTGCTGCGGCACAGAATTCAGAGAAAGTAACACCCGAAATACTAGATGCAGCACTAAATGATTTTCTGCCGCCCACTTATCCGCAGGAAATAGAGTTACAGACGCTCAGTGCTGTTATTGAGTGCACTTCTAAAGAGCTGCTGCCCGAGCGGTATCGAGAAATGGATCGTGGGGAAATCCTTGAGAAGATTGAGAATTTGAAGCTTCGGGTTGGATAA
- the pheA gene encoding prephenate dehydratase — protein sequence MADKLESIRKLLDETDKKIIDALAKRQELVREVSSFKLDEERNIRDKEREEQLLNKITKLAREAGLDRYFAEELFKDIIHHSVRFQTHTLVDHQNAKKDDEIVQVAYQGTDGAFSHQAAYRHFEERYTEVHSYGYNTFQEAAEAVENEEVDYAILPIENTTAGSINDTYNILGEDDLHIVGEEALRIVHCLLALEDVAVERIRRIMSHPQAISQCSTYLAKLHDCKIESYIDTAMSAKKVLEDGDLSQAAIAGSYAAEIYGLNILKRDIANQPENFTRFVVVGRDLVEVDQQIPCKTSLLMVTSHDKGALIKCLNVIDDHDIRMTKLESRPKPNAPWKYQFYLDIEGNIAEPDTRVALEELEQEASSLKVLGCYPAQVGNGDD from the coding sequence ATGGCTGACAAACTGGAATCAATTAGAAAACTACTCGACGAAACGGACAAAAAAATTATAGATGCGCTAGCAAAGCGCCAAGAGCTGGTACGTGAAGTTTCATCCTTTAAGCTGGATGAAGAACGCAATATTCGTGATAAAGAACGCGAAGAACAGCTGTTGAATAAAATCACAAAGCTGGCTCGCGAAGCCGGTCTGGATCGCTATTTTGCCGAAGAGCTTTTTAAAGATATCATTCATCACTCCGTTCGATTTCAAACGCATACCCTGGTTGATCATCAAAATGCCAAAAAAGATGATGAGATTGTCCAGGTAGCATACCAGGGAACCGACGGAGCATTTAGTCATCAGGCGGCTTATCGTCATTTTGAGGAGCGATATACCGAAGTCCACTCCTACGGTTATAACACCTTTCAGGAGGCAGCAGAGGCAGTTGAAAATGAAGAAGTTGACTATGCCATACTGCCGATTGAAAATACCACCGCCGGCTCCATCAATGATACTTATAACATCTTGGGTGAGGACGATCTGCATATTGTTGGGGAAGAAGCGTTACGAATAGTTCATTGCCTGCTAGCCTTAGAGGATGTGGCGGTTGAACGTATTCGTCGCATCATGTCGCATCCGCAAGCTATTTCACAGTGCAGTACTTACCTGGCAAAACTGCACGACTGCAAAATTGAGTCGTATATTGATACAGCGATGTCTGCTAAAAAAGTGTTGGAGGATGGCGATCTTTCGCAGGCTGCGATCGCCGGGAGTTATGCTGCAGAAATTTATGGACTAAATATTTTGAAGCGTGATATCGCTAATCAACCTGAAAACTTCACGCGCTTTGTGGTTGTGGGGCGTGATTTGGTAGAAGTAGATCAGCAGATACCGTGCAAAACGTCACTACTGATGGTAACCTCACACGATAAGGGGGCTCTTATCAAATGCTTGAATGTGATTGACGATCATGATATTCGAATGACCAAGCTGGAATCTCGGCCTAAACCTAATGCACCGTGGAAATACCAGTTCTATCTCGATATTGAAGGTAATATTGCAGAGCCTGATACACGGGTAGCGTTGGAAGAGCTGGAGCAGGAAGCCAGTTCACTGAAGGTGCTTGGTTGCTATCCGGCCCAGGTTGGGAATGGAGATGACTGA
- the xseA gene encoding exodeoxyribonuclease VII large subunit: MSQSDLFAASTFSVSELTQDIKTLLEGNFMDVKVEGEVSNASTSRSGHTYFTLKDEDAQLSCVIWRGVSRSIDAEVVDGQHIIAGGDIEVYPPHGKYQLIVRSLEQAGKGALQEAFEKLKNDLKDEGLFDDEHKKALPPFPFDIGVITSATGAAFHDIRDTLERRWPLATVHLHHASVQGVNAAPELVRAINFFSNKQNVDLLIVGRGGGSLEDLWPFNEEAVARALFDCKVPTISAVGHEVDFSISDFVADARAATPTQAAIVATPDVNEIRLFVDDLSTQLQETIDRRITNQKERVQQLVQSHALMAVKQKVTNNRERLQNLTERLQHRNEVQLMQKHEKLNNLRHRLELQNPNTALEQGYSRIWQEDGWVKSLDDFDTDEELTIEWKDGKVELH, translated from the coding sequence ATGTCTCAATCTGATCTTTTTGCTGCATCTACCTTCTCAGTTTCGGAGCTTACACAAGATATTAAAACACTGCTGGAAGGCAACTTTATGGACGTAAAGGTGGAGGGAGAAGTCAGTAATGCCAGCACCAGCCGCAGCGGACACACCTATTTTACACTTAAGGATGAAGATGCTCAACTCTCATGCGTAATCTGGCGCGGAGTATCCCGTTCTATTGACGCCGAAGTAGTAGATGGACAACATATTATTGCCGGAGGCGACATCGAGGTGTATCCGCCACATGGAAAATATCAGCTAATTGTGCGCTCGCTGGAACAGGCGGGCAAAGGGGCTCTGCAAGAAGCCTTCGAGAAACTGAAGAATGACCTTAAAGATGAAGGACTGTTCGACGATGAACATAAAAAAGCGTTACCTCCCTTTCCTTTCGATATTGGGGTGATAACCTCGGCCACAGGGGCCGCTTTCCATGATATCCGTGATACCCTTGAACGACGCTGGCCACTGGCAACTGTGCATCTTCATCATGCAAGCGTGCAGGGTGTGAATGCTGCTCCAGAACTAGTCAGAGCCATCAACTTTTTTTCAAATAAACAGAACGTAGATCTACTGATCGTTGGTCGCGGCGGTGGTTCGCTGGAAGACCTTTGGCCGTTTAATGAAGAAGCGGTGGCTCGTGCCCTCTTTGACTGTAAAGTGCCGACCATCAGTGCTGTGGGACACGAGGTTGATTTCAGTATCTCAGACTTTGTGGCTGATGCCCGTGCCGCTACACCCACGCAGGCGGCTATTGTAGCTACGCCGGATGTAAATGAAATTCGTCTCTTTGTCGATGACCTCTCAACACAACTGCAAGAAACCATCGACCGGCGTATCACCAACCAAAAAGAACGCGTGCAACAACTGGTGCAATCCCATGCACTGATGGCAGTTAAGCAGAAAGTGACTAATAATCGCGAGCGGCTCCAAAATCTTACCGAAAGACTGCAACATCGTAATGAGGTACAGCTGATGCAAAAACATGAGAAGCTGAATAATTTGCGCCATCGGCTGGAGCTTCAAAATCCCAACACCGCATTGGAACAGGGCTATTCGCGTATCTGGCAAGAGGATGGATGGGTTAAGTCACTTGATGATTTTGATACTGATGAAGAATTAACGATTGAATGGAAAGATGGGAAAGTTGAATTGCACTAG
- a CDS encoding dihydroorotase has product MSHTPNLLLQNVRPIGGNFDGTDTVDIRIAEGQIVEISAELDSKEDEELHDANGSYLSGGWMDMHVHLREPGYEHKETIETGCKSAAFGGFTEVACMPNTNPAIDSRDVVEFVKNNAEQFSVDVHPIGCVSKERKGKSIAEMGDMKEGGAVAFSDDGDPVYNSQLMRVALEYSSMLDMPIINHEEDLKLSRPGHMHEGRVSARLGLDGTPGIAEETMIARDILLAKFTGGHIHVAHISTAKAVDLVRQAKADGVNVTTEVCPHHFDLTDEEIERRDFDTNVKMHPPLRTQKDVEAMIEGLADGTIDAICTDHAPHAIQEKEVEFIYAPNGIIGLETAWSISVRQLLDSGALELAELITKFVEKPREILNIDIPKIEEGTPANLTLFNTDQEWSYREELVQSKSHNSPYLGESLKGRAEAIYNNGQFVINTI; this is encoded by the coding sequence ATGAGTCATACTCCAAATTTATTGCTCCAGAACGTACGTCCAATCGGCGGTAATTTTGACGGTACGGATACCGTAGATATCCGTATAGCTGAAGGTCAAATTGTCGAAATTAGCGCGGAATTAGATTCCAAAGAAGACGAAGAGCTACATGATGCTAATGGTAGCTATCTTTCCGGCGGATGGATGGATATGCACGTGCACCTGCGGGAACCAGGATACGAGCATAAAGAGACTATTGAAACAGGGTGCAAGTCAGCGGCTTTTGGTGGATTTACTGAAGTTGCCTGTATGCCTAATACGAATCCGGCTATCGACAGCCGCGATGTGGTAGAATTTGTAAAGAACAATGCTGAGCAATTTTCTGTTGATGTACATCCTATTGGTTGCGTATCCAAAGAACGCAAAGGGAAATCAATAGCCGAGATGGGCGATATGAAAGAGGGCGGGGCGGTTGCTTTTAGCGATGATGGTGATCCCGTCTATAATTCGCAGCTTATGCGCGTGGCGCTGGAGTATTCGTCCATGTTGGATATGCCGATCATTAATCACGAAGAGGATTTAAAACTATCTCGACCGGGTCATATGCACGAGGGACGTGTGTCGGCACGGTTAGGACTGGACGGTACACCGGGTATTGCCGAAGAAACGATGATTGCCCGTGATATCTTGCTGGCTAAGTTTACCGGCGGACACATTCACGTGGCGCACATCAGTACGGCCAAAGCGGTGGATTTAGTCCGACAGGCCAAGGCCGACGGGGTGAATGTTACCACGGAAGTTTGCCCTCATCATTTTGATTTGACGGACGAAGAAATTGAGCGCCGCGATTTTGATACCAATGTAAAGATGCATCCACCACTGCGCACCCAAAAAGATGTAGAGGCCATGATAGAGGGGCTTGCTGACGGTACTATTGATGCCATCTGTACCGATCATGCTCCGCATGCCATCCAGGAAAAAGAAGTAGAGTTTATCTATGCGCCTAATGGCATTATTGGTCTTGAGACGGCCTGGAGCATAAGTGTGCGACAGCTATTAGATTCCGGAGCCTTAGAATTGGCAGAGTTGATAACAAAGTTTGTAGAGAAACCGCGCGAAATATTGAATATTGATATTCCTAAAATTGAAGAAGGTACACCGGCTAATTTGACGCTTTTCAATACCGATCAGGAATGGTCGTATCGGGAGGAGCTGGTGCAGTCTAAATCTCACAATTCACCCTACTTGGGAGAATCATTAAAAGGTCGCGCAGAGGCTATTTATAATAACGGACAGTTTGTTATCAATACGATTTAA
- a CDS encoding DUF3857 domain-containing protein has protein sequence MTRFIVTTLFLFFSLLVSGQAQQFQDAEFGVIPDSLASLQLPADYADASYMITNQERDVRFQEEGNSIVAIMDYHVRLKIFDNSNPEASLITIPYYFENDMEQVSDIRGWTHLPSGKRVPLQSKDIRTVNINARYNVKEFRMPLVQDGSILEYRYTIKRKYIEELPDFYLSHSVPTAAAKTSITYPRYMRYNVIMENNSTPIQNDIVLRDTSSVPKIFTIPQPLPVVTERWMAYNIPPTTKKSYISSLDDYRAKIKFMLSEFGIPRQSLENSWAVAVARMREKTNPLKIITENKKARAVGDSLATTLDFSSNLALQDSIYQYLNRRMSFSGAHHAYSETTDTVVLNGNAADQAAINQTLIAMLRGAGIEAYPVLISTKQSGKINKDFPSFYQFNGQLVQTVVNGQSFLLDASFSHGRPGLIPFDSYNSPGLLFKTDTFEWVDIAPSASRFDIQVAFDGALSKKGTLSGSLEITEKGYPAREVRRQQANGKNDGGILRSTLFERYPDMAIDSAEVITDVRSDSVVLSGQITIENYAQSFSNGLEYPPMLVGYRQENPFESTARTLPVTLDAPERLKVSYSIALPSGFSVKEGKQNQSMGFPGAKFREQYDMQANRLNYGYQINIAQKNFSTALFPRLYDLYERWVELSNSTWLIER, from the coding sequence TTGACTCGATTTATTGTTACTACCCTGTTTTTATTTTTTAGTTTGCTGGTGAGTGGACAGGCTCAGCAGTTCCAGGACGCCGAGTTTGGTGTCATACCGGATTCGCTGGCTTCTCTTCAGCTACCGGCAGACTACGCTGATGCTTCCTACATGATCACCAATCAAGAGCGTGATGTTCGATTTCAGGAGGAAGGAAATTCGATTGTAGCCATCATGGATTACCATGTACGGCTTAAGATATTTGATAACTCTAACCCTGAAGCCTCTCTCATAACGATTCCCTATTATTTTGAGAATGATATGGAACAAGTTTCGGATATCAGGGGGTGGACGCATCTGCCTTCCGGGAAACGGGTACCGTTGCAGTCGAAAGATATACGTACGGTTAATATTAATGCCCGTTATAATGTTAAAGAATTTCGGATGCCGTTGGTGCAAGACGGATCTATTCTTGAGTATCGCTATACTATTAAGCGTAAATATATCGAAGAGCTCCCTGATTTTTATTTGTCGCACAGTGTACCAACTGCTGCAGCCAAGACCAGTATTACTTATCCCCGTTATATGCGATACAATGTAATAATGGAGAATAACAGTACTCCCATTCAAAATGATATTGTACTCAGGGATACCAGTTCGGTACCTAAAATTTTTACGATCCCTCAGCCTCTTCCGGTTGTTACTGAACGGTGGATGGCTTACAATATTCCGCCTACTACAAAGAAGAGTTACATTTCTTCGCTGGATGATTATCGTGCCAAGATTAAGTTTATGCTCAGTGAGTTTGGCATTCCAAGGCAGTCATTGGAAAATAGCTGGGCCGTAGCAGTAGCAAGGATGCGGGAGAAGACCAATCCGCTAAAAATTATTACCGAAAATAAGAAAGCACGTGCAGTGGGGGATTCGTTGGCCACCACTTTGGACTTTTCTTCTAATTTGGCTCTGCAAGATAGCATTTATCAGTATTTAAACAGGCGGATGAGTTTTTCGGGAGCACACCATGCATACAGCGAAACAACAGATACCGTTGTCTTGAACGGTAATGCTGCTGATCAAGCGGCTATTAATCAGACGTTGATAGCAATGCTCCGCGGAGCGGGTATTGAGGCTTATCCTGTATTGATTTCAACCAAACAATCGGGCAAAATTAACAAAGATTTTCCTTCGTTCTACCAGTTTAACGGTCAACTGGTACAAACGGTGGTTAACGGGCAATCTTTCTTACTGGATGCCAGTTTTTCTCACGGTCGTCCGGGTCTTATTCCTTTTGACTCCTATAACAGTCCTGGATTATTGTTCAAAACGGATACCTTTGAATGGGTTGATATCGCTCCATCTGCCAGCCGTTTTGATATACAAGTAGCGTTTGATGGGGCACTCAGTAAAAAGGGCACGCTCTCGGGATCACTTGAAATTACAGAAAAAGGGTACCCTGCCAGAGAGGTCCGCCGGCAGCAGGCAAATGGGAAAAATGATGGTGGGATTTTGCGGAGCACACTCTTTGAACGATATCCTGATATGGCTATAGACAGTGCAGAAGTTATCACTGATGTACGGTCAGATAGTGTGGTGTTATCGGGGCAAATTACCATCGAAAATTATGCACAGAGTTTTTCTAATGGACTTGAATATCCTCCGATGCTGGTGGGATATCGGCAAGAAAATCCATTTGAAAGTACAGCTCGTACCTTACCGGTTACGTTGGATGCTCCAGAACGACTCAAGGTTTCGTATTCCATTGCACTCCCGTCAGGGTTTTCTGTTAAGGAAGGAAAGCAAAATCAGTCAATGGGCTTTCCGGGGGCAAAATTCCGGGAACAATATGATATGCAAGCCAATAGGCTAAATTATGGTTATCAGATTAATATTGCTCAAAAGAATTTTTCCACCGCATTATTTCCGCGATTATACGATTTATATGAGCGGTGGGTAGAGCTTAGTAACAGCACGTGGCTCATTGAGCGATAA
- the tsaB gene encoding tRNA (adenosine(37)-N6)-threonylcarbamoyltransferase complex dimerization subunit type 1 TsaB, with protein MLLALETATDVCSVAFCDDSGTIHERRTEQHGSHSEQLFLFIEELQEQHNFSIPDLDAVLVSEGPGSYTGLRISASAVKGLLFQVDTSLYGINTLASFAMQAMENSLATQTIHSIIDARRVHVYHQKFTADEGLHAADDVEIIPIETLESMVQKDDIIVGTGLNRINEEACKKAITFGPKVITAKSLIALYQDGFSAFVKKVEPESFEPKYYTSNQGS; from the coding sequence ATGCTTTTAGCTTTAGAAACAGCTACAGACGTATGTTCAGTTGCTTTCTGTGATGACAGCGGTACGATTCACGAACGGCGTACAGAGCAGCATGGCTCGCACTCTGAACAGCTTTTTCTTTTTATTGAGGAATTGCAGGAACAGCACAATTTTTCTATTCCTGATTTGGATGCTGTGTTGGTGAGTGAAGGCCCAGGCTCTTATACCGGACTGCGCATTAGTGCCAGCGCTGTTAAAGGCTTGTTATTTCAGGTTGATACCTCTCTCTACGGCATTAATACGCTGGCTTCATTTGCGATGCAGGCGATGGAAAACAGCCTAGCGACACAAACGATCCATAGTATTATTGATGCGCGACGCGTGCATGTCTATCATCAAAAATTTACTGCTGATGAAGGTCTGCATGCTGCTGATGATGTGGAGATTATTCCTATAGAAACATTGGAATCAATGGTACAAAAAGACGATATCATTGTTGGGACGGGCTTAAATCGTATCAATGAGGAAGCTTGTAAAAAAGCTATAACCTTTGGGCCAAAAGTTATTACCGCAAAATCATTAATTGCCTTGTATCAGGATGGATTCTCTGCCTTTGTTAAAAAGGTTGAGCCCGAATCGTTTGAGCCGAAGTATTATACTTCGAATCAGGGAAGCTAA